A region from the Coffea eugenioides isolate CCC68of chromosome 9, Ceug_1.0, whole genome shotgun sequence genome encodes:
- the LOC113782359 gene encoding uncharacterized protein LOC113782359 translates to MSRTLSSYPDLGQDRALERFQKFSPPKFLGGPDPYEAEKWLEAMINIFTALNYTEERQVQFAVFQFEGPARAWWNVVRAKWEREGTVWTWLNFVRDFNEKYLPPIVQEKREDDFIKLRQGMMSVTEYETQFTKLSKFAPELIATEPRKVRRFIQGLNVELQEALAAAQINTFTEVLEKAQRIETARAHMKNFHAKRK, encoded by the coding sequence ATGAGTCGTACCTTATCTAGTTATCCTGATTTGGGGCAggatagagccttggagagATTCCAGAAATTCTCTCCACCTAAATTCTTAGGAGGACCAGACCCGTATGAGGCTGAGAAGTGGCTTGAggccatgataaatatttttacTGCCCTGAACTATACGGAGGAGAGACAGGTTCAATTTGCTGTATTTCAGTTCGAGGGACCAGCTAGGGCCTGGTGGAACGTAGTAAGGGCCAAATGGGAGAGAGAAGGAACTGTATGGACTTGGCTAAACTTTGTGCGGGATTTTAACGAGAAATATCTTCCTCCTATTGTCCAAGAGAAACgagaggacgatttcattaaaCTTCGTCAAGGAATGAtgagtgtaactgagtatgagactcagtttaccaAATTGTCTAAATTCGCTCCCGAGCTGATTGCTACGGAGCCAAGGAAAGTACGGAGGTTTATACAAGGGCTAAATGTGGAATTACAGGAAGCCTTAGCGGCAGCTCAGAtcaatacgtttacggaggtctTGGAAAAGGCCCAAAGGATAGAAACTGCTAGGGCCCACATGAAGAATTTCCACGCCAAACGAAAATGA